Part of the Eshraghiella crossota genome is shown below.
AACAGTCATCGCGTTTCTTCAGGAAAAGAAATAGAAATATGATTATGGAAGTGACCGATGATATTGAGATATATTCTAATTTTAGATGGATGACACTTGGCCAGATAAAGAAACTTATGGAAATAGACAATCTTGTTAATATGGATACAAGAACTGTTTTGTCAGGTATACCTGTAACAACCCAGAATTTTAATGCGGATGAATTAAAAGAAATTGAACAGATTATTGGCAGTAAGGAATTATTTCAATCCATGTTTAATGAAAGTCAGTCTGTTGATTTAAGAAACATGTATCAGTACATCAATGATTATAAGATGTTTAATGATGTCAAGCGTACAACAATTCCCTTATTTGAACTGGTTGACTGGAATGTAAGTGATAAAGGTGTGGACTGCACGAAAAATGCTAACTTTAACGTTAGATTTTATGATATAGAAATATCAGGCAGAGAGGTTCAGAACTGGGTACAGCCACTTTTTAAGGCAATAGGTAAAGCTGAATTTTCTCTTATGTATTCGGATGATTCCGGGGTAAGGGAATATCTCGTTAAGGCAGTTCCGGAAATAGGAACATTTGATAAGGTAGAAATAGGACCTACTGTGCAGCTGGAGCCTTCACATCGTAACGAGGATGATGATCCGGTGGAAAGATACTATCACGAATTGCTTGAAAAGAAACACAAAGCGGATATAGATGTAATGCTTTCCGAAGAAGGTGGAAGATTTTATCACGAAGAGAACCGTAATACGATTTTCAAAGTTAATAAGAAAGATGTAGAGATTACAGATAAGTATTTCTGGGTTAATTACAGCACACTGAATATGCTTATTCAGGTTAATAATTGTATTAATATACAGCTTAGGAATTTGTTATCATTATTAAAATTATAGAGGTAGATTAAGATGAAGAGAATAGGAATAATTTGTCCCTCAGAAATTGCTTTCAGAAGATTTTTACCGGCATTAAAAGAAATTAAAGATGCAGAATTTGCCGGCGTTGCTGTTGCCACACCGGAGGAATGGTTTGGAGATTCATTATCAGATACACCGAAGGATACTATAGAACAGGTACGCAGGAATGAATTTAAAAAAGCCGACAGCTTTGTTGAACAATATGGCGGAAAGGTAATAGACGGATATGAGAATCTTATTAAGTCAGAAGATATAGATGTTGTATACCTTCCATTGCCTCCTGCATTACATTACAAGTGGGCAAAAAAAGTTATTTCCAACGGAAAACATCTTTTCTGCGAAAAACCATTTACGATTTCCAAAGCAGATACTTATAATTTGATTGAGGCTGCAACAAAACAGAATGTTGCTTTTCATGAAAATTATATGTTTGCATTTCATAAACAGATTGAAGATATAAAAAAGATAGTAGCTGACGGTGAGATAGGAAATGTAAGACTGATAAGGATTGATTTCGGATTCCCTAAGAGAGCACAGAATGATTTCCGCTATAATAAGAAACTTGGCGGTGGAGCTTTATTTGACTGTGGAGGGTATCCTGTTAAACTGGCAAGAATCCTGTTAGGTGGAGATGTCCATATTACGGATGCAAATTTTATAATGTCAGAAGAACATAATGTAGACTTATACGGAAGTGCAACATTAAAGAATGAAAAAGGTGACGTAGCACAAATATCTTTTGGTATGGATAATGATTACAGATGCAACCTTGATATATGGGGAAGCGAAGGCAGTATCTTTACAGGAAGAATACTCACTGCACCAAGTGGTTTTGTACCAATGGCGACAATCAGAAAAAATGGTGTTGCAAGTGAAATTGAATTAAGTGCCGATGATACATTCAAAAAATCAATAGAGTATTTCCTCAAGAGCATTGATGATGAAAGCATCAGAAAAAAAATTGCTGATGATATAAAGACACAGGCAGATTTGATAGATGAATTTATTGAAAAAAGTGAGATGAAATAATGAAAATAACAATAATAGGTGCCAATAGTTATATAGCAAGAAATTTTATATGGTATGTTCAGAATAATATAGATAGTGACACAGAAATGAAGTTATATGATTTTCAGGAAAATCATGTAGACGGATTGGATTGTTATGAAAGAGTAGATTATTCAGACAAAGACAACATAAGAAAAATTGATTTTAATTCGGACATGATTTATATTTTCGCCGGTAAGACAGGAAGTGTGCAGGGATTTGAACAATACGAAACATTTGTTGAGATTAACGAATTGATTCTTCTTAAAATAATTGAAGCGTACAGACTGAATAACGGAACGGGCAGACTTATATTTCCGTCAACCAGACTTGTATATAAGGGCAGGGACGGATTATTAAAAGAGGATGCAGAGAAAGAATTTAAGACTATATATGCCATAAATAAATATAGTTGTGAAAATTATTTATGGATGTATAATAACATGTACGGAATACCATATACAGTATTCAGAATTTGTCTTCCTTACGGCACACTTGTACCTGAAGCAAGTTCATATGGTACGGCAGAATTTTTTATGAAGAAAGCTACAGCCGGAGAAAATATAACCTTGTACGGGGATGGAAAACAGAGAAGAACCATAACATATATGGAAGATTTATGTGAAGCATTATATAAAGGCGGTTCTTCTAAAGAGACGCTGAATGGAATATACAATATTGGCGGAGAAGATTACTCATTATATGAGATGGCAGAACTCATTGCAAAGAAATATAATGTAAATGTTGAGCTTATTGAATGGCCAAGGGAAGCCAGATTGACAGAGTCAGGCAGCACGGTCTTTGACTCATCAAAATTAGATGAGATCACGGGATTAAAATACAGTCATAAATTTAAGGATTGGATATCTTAATTATTTAGGAAAAGGGTAAATAATATGAGTCATAAATTAGATGTAAAAGAAACACAGAATGTAGCAGCAGATATATTAGAGGTTATAGCAGGATTGTGTGATAAACTGTCACTCAGGTATTATTTGTTTTACGGAACACTTATAGGTGCAGTAAGACATAATGGTTTTATACCGTGGGATGATGACCTGGATATTATGATGCCACGAAAGGATCATGATATTCTTGTAAAATATCTTCTGGATAACAAAGAAATGTTTCCGGATTTGGAAGTATTTAATCATGATGTCAACAAAAAATATCCATATATGATTACCAGAATAAGTGATAAACGTTACAGAATAATTATGAACAATGAAAAAGAGTACGGTATGGGTATTTTTATAGATATTTATCCTTTTGACGGACTTGGAGATACGGAACAGGAAGCACTTAAATTTGGACTTAAAGGTGACAGACTGTCATCATTATGTTATCAGTCAACACGTGTGAGGTGTGCAACAGAAACAACAACTTCAACATTCAGGAAAATCATTAAATTCCCTGTATTTGTTTTTTCAAAGGTTATGGGTAAGAATTTTTTTCAGAACAGACTGAAGAAACTGGAAAGAGTTAAAGACTATGATAAGTCAGAATATGTCGGATGCGTTGTGTGGCTTTCAGGTGGAAGAAAAGATATTTTTCCAAGAAAATGGTTTGATGAATATGTTATGATTAAATTTGGTGATAAAGAATACAGATGTCCTAAGGAATATGATAAATTCCTTACACAGGTATATGGTGATTATATGCAGTTACCTCCTGAAAATGAAAGAATAGGACATCATAACTATTACGTAATTGCTAGATAGAAAGGTATATAAAAAAATGGAAAGCAGATATAGAGATTCGGACAGGCAGATATATGTTAACAGTGTATTCTGGTATATTTTACTTTTTTGGAAAAGAATTATCGCTGTAACTGTTATTATGGCAGTGGTTGTAATGGGATTTGGCAGTGTAACAGCATATCTTAAAGAAAAAAAAGCAATAAAGGATGCTCCGGTAGTAGATTATGAAGCAATGGCAAAAGATGAAACCGTAATCAGGGCATTAAGCGTTAAGAAGCAGTATGATGAGTTTGAAAAGAATTACTACAATGATTATGTTAACAATATTGATTCAAGTAATGTTTCAAAGGTAACAATTCAGTATAATATCTCCGGAGC
Proteins encoded:
- a CDS encoding LicD family protein, with amino-acid sequence MSHKLDVKETQNVAADILEVIAGLCDKLSLRYYLFYGTLIGAVRHNGFIPWDDDLDIMMPRKDHDILVKYLLDNKEMFPDLEVFNHDVNKKYPYMITRISDKRYRIIMNNEKEYGMGIFIDIYPFDGLGDTEQEALKFGLKGDRLSSLCYQSTRVRCATETTTSTFRKIIKFPVFVFSKVMGKNFFQNRLKKLERVKDYDKSEYVGCVVWLSGGRKDIFPRKWFDEYVMIKFGDKEYRCPKEYDKFLTQVYGDYMQLPPENERIGHHNYYVIAR
- a CDS encoding NDP-hexose 2,3-dehydratase family protein; amino-acid sequence: MKTQIIDILKSWKTEESTVNSTEELIKWIQNLNETTHVRIEETRITDDTFWFYDDYEGEILNRKRSFFSIKGIRQFVNGKFHSEQPVIIQPEIGYLGIICKKIDGVMHFLMQAKIEPGNINCVQISPTIQATKSNFLRAHGGSLPKYFEYFEHSAQYNVIYDQIQSEQSSRFFRKRNRNMIMEVTDDIEIYSNFRWMTLGQIKKLMEIDNLVNMDTRTVLSGIPVTTQNFNADELKEIEQIIGSKELFQSMFNESQSVDLRNMYQYINDYKMFNDVKRTTIPLFELVDWNVSDKGVDCTKNANFNVRFYDIEISGREVQNWVQPLFKAIGKAEFSLMYSDDSGVREYLVKAVPEIGTFDKVEIGPTVQLEPSHRNEDDDPVERYYHELLEKKHKADIDVMLSEEGGRFYHEENRNTIFKVNKKDVEITDKYFWVNYSTLNMLIQVNNCINIQLRNLLSLLKL
- a CDS encoding NAD-dependent epimerase/dehydratase family protein, which translates into the protein MKITIIGANSYIARNFIWYVQNNIDSDTEMKLYDFQENHVDGLDCYERVDYSDKDNIRKIDFNSDMIYIFAGKTGSVQGFEQYETFVEINELILLKIIEAYRLNNGTGRLIFPSTRLVYKGRDGLLKEDAEKEFKTIYAINKYSCENYLWMYNNMYGIPYTVFRICLPYGTLVPEASSYGTAEFFMKKATAGENITLYGDGKQRRTITYMEDLCEALYKGGSSKETLNGIYNIGGEDYSLYEMAELIAKKYNVNVELIEWPREARLTESGSTVFDSSKLDEITGLKYSHKFKDWIS
- a CDS encoding Gfo/Idh/MocA family protein — translated: MKRIGIICPSEIAFRRFLPALKEIKDAEFAGVAVATPEEWFGDSLSDTPKDTIEQVRRNEFKKADSFVEQYGGKVIDGYENLIKSEDIDVVYLPLPPALHYKWAKKVISNGKHLFCEKPFTISKADTYNLIEAATKQNVAFHENYMFAFHKQIEDIKKIVADGEIGNVRLIRIDFGFPKRAQNDFRYNKKLGGGALFDCGGYPVKLARILLGGDVHITDANFIMSEEHNVDLYGSATLKNEKGDVAQISFGMDNDYRCNLDIWGSEGSIFTGRILTAPSGFVPMATIRKNGVASEIELSADDTFKKSIEYFLKSIDDESIRKKIADDIKTQADLIDEFIEKSEMK